The sequence below is a genomic window from Gemmatimonadales bacterium.
CGGGGATCGATTTACGCGGTTGACATGACCCTGGTTCCCGGGTACTTTGCCCGGCCTGTACAAGTGGGGACTCCAGCTCCCCCACCCTCAGCCTGCCGGCCCCGGTGCCGCAGCGCAACCGGGTCCTGGCAATCCCAGCCGATCGGCCGAGCAGCGGCCCTGGCGGCGCTGGGCATCGCGGGCACCCGGAAGGTTTCGAGGGTGCCCGTTCTCTTTTACTGGTTGGAGGCACGCCCACTGTCCACGAACGAACGCGACAAGCGAACCCGCGTCAACCGCATGATCCGTATCAGCCCGGTCCGCGTCATCACGGCCACGGGCGAACAGCTGGGAGTCCTGCCGATCGAGGAGGCGTTGGCCGCCGCCCAGGAGCGCGGGTTGGATCTCGTGGAGGTGGCGCCAACCGCTCGGCCTCCCGTCGTCAAGATCATGGACTACGGGAAGTACAAGTTCGAGGAAGCCAAGGCGGCGCGCGCGGCCAAGAAGAAGCAGCACATCATCCTGCTCAAGGAAGTGAAGTACCGGCCCGGAATCGATGACCACGATTTCGACTTCAAGACCCGCCACGCGCGGGAGTTTCTGGGTGATGGCAACAAGGTCAAGGTCACCATGATGTTCCGCGGCCGGCAGATCGCCCATCTCGATCTGGGACGGGCGGTGCTGGACCGGGTGGCGGCAAGCCTGGCCGATGTCGGCAAGATCGAGTCCGACGCCAAGCTGGAAGGCCGTAACATGACGATGGTCATCGCGCCGAAGTAGGACGGGAAGGGCGGTAAAGGCGGTAAGGCGGTAAGGACGGGAAGGTAGGAGCGGCAGGCGGCGGGGGTTCATATGGTGGACCGGTGGGCCTGACCGCCCTTACCGCCGTTACCGCCCTACGCCCTCTCAAACGGAGCAGCAATGCCAAAGCAAAAAACCAAGCGTGCCGCCATGAAGCGCTTCAAGAAGACCGGTACGGGCAAGCTCAAGCGCTGGCACGCGAACCACACCCACATCCTGACCAAGAAGACGCGCAAGCGGAAGAACCGGCTCAAGAAGGGCGATCTGGTGAGCTCGGCCGACTTCCCCCGCGTCAGCCGCCTCCTCCAGGCGTAAGGAGCGACCAATGCCTCGCGTCAAGAACGGCGTCGCGCACCACGCCCGCAAGAAGAAGATCATGGAGGCCGCGAAGGGTGCCCGCGGCGGCCGGAGCAAGCTCTACAAGGCGGCCAAGGAAACGGCCGAGCGCGCCATGCGGTACGCCTACCGCGACCGGCGCAAGAAGAAGGGCGAATTCCGCGCGCTCTGGATCACCCGGATCAATGCCGCGGCCCGGCTCCATGGCCTGAGCTACAGCCGGCTGATGGCCGGATTGAAGAAGGGTGGCGTGGAGATCAACCGGAAGGTGCTCGCCGACCTCGCGGTGCGAGACATCGACGCGTTCGGCCGGCTGGCCGACGTGGCGAAGAACAACCAGTAGGCATCATCGACCATAGGGCGGCCGCCGGCCCGCCGCCGTTGTCGCCCGGATGGGGCCGTTCGCGCTCGGCGGGCGGCCCCATTCACGCACAGGTCCCCATGTCCGTGAGTCCCGCATCCATGACCACCGGGTATGCCGATCTCGACGCGCTCCTGCCGCGCCTCGAGGCCGTCCCCAGGCTCGGCCCCGAAGCGCTTGAAGCCGAGGCGGTGGCCGTCCTGGGCCGGAAGAGCGGCATCCTGACGGCCGCGCTCAAGCGCCTGGCCACGCTCCCCATCGACGAGAGGAAGCGGTTCGGTGCGGCGGTCAACCAGCTCAAGGTCCGGTTCGAGACCGCCTTCGCCCAGCGGCGGGCGACCGTGGAGGCCGAGCGTCACCGGCGCGAAACCGCGGGACTCGATCTCACCATGCCCGGCCGGTCCCGCTGGGTCGGCGCCTCCCACCCGGTCACCCAGGTGGTGGACGAGATCGTGGAGATCTTCCGGGGGATCGGGTTCACCGTGGCCATCGGACCGGAAGTCGAGACCGAGTGGTACAACTTCCTCGCGCTCAACTTCCCGCCCGACCATCCGGCGATGGACATGCACGACACGCTGTATCTCGACGCGCCGCCGGTCGAGGGCGAGCCCGATGGCCGCCTGCTGCTCCGCACGCACACTTCGCCGGTGCAAATCCGGACGCTGCTGGCGTCGCCACCGCCGGTACGGGTGGTCATTCCCGGCATGGTCTACCGCAACGACGCATTCGACGCGTCGCACTCGCCCGCGTTCTCCCAGATCGAGGGACTCGCCGTGGACGAGGGAATCTCGTTCGTCGACCTCAAGGCCACGCTGATCCATTTCGCCAGGAGCTTCTTCTCGGCCACCACCAGGACGCGCTTCCGCCCGTCCTTCTTCCCGTTCACCGAGCCGTCGGCTGAGATGGACGTGGAGTGCCAGCTCTGCCACGGCAGCGGCTGCCCGGCGTGCAAGGGCACCGGCTGGATGGAGATCCTCGGCTGCGGGATGGTCCACCCGACCGTGCTGGAGAGCTGCAGCCTCGACTCGGAGCGCTACACCGGCTGGGCGTTCGGGATGGGCCCGCATCGCATCGCGATGCTGAGGTATCGCCTGCCCGACATTCGGCTGCTCCTGGAAGGCGACATGCGATTTCTGCAGCAGGTGGCGAGGCGGGGAGAAACGTCATGAACCTCTCGCTTCGCTGGCTGGAGGCGTTCCTTCGGCGCGCCCTCGATCCCACGGACGTAAGCGAGCGGCTGGCCATGCTCGGCGCGCCCGTAGACGCGGTGGAACCGGTACACCCGGGGCTCGAGTCGCTGGTGGTCGCGCGCGTCCTCGAAGTGACGCCGCATCCCAACCCCAAGTTCACCAAGGTCCGGCTGACCCGGGTCGACGATGGAACCGGTGAGCCCAAGGTGGTAGCCTGCGGCGCCTCCAACGTGACCGCGGGGAAGCTCTATCCGTTCGCCCGCGTGGGCACCTCGGTGCCCGGGGGCAAGAAGGGACCGCTGGAGATCGGCGCGCGCGCGATCGGCGGCGTCACCAGCGTCGGCATGCTCTGCTCGCTGGCGGAGCTGGGGCTGGCCGATGATGCCGAAGGCATCTGGGAGCTCGCCACCGACGCGGCTCCGGGGACTCCGCTGCTCGACGCGATCCCCCTCGCCGACCACCGCCTGGTGGTCGACGTGACCCCCAACCGTCCCGACCTGCTGTGCCACAAGGGCGTGGCGCGGGAGCTCGCGACCTCCTTCGAGGCCCAGTTCCGGCTGCCCCCGATTCCCGGGGCGCAGGCGATCGATGTGCCGCCGTCCCGGCGTGCCGGGGCCACTGGCTCGGTGGGGCAGATCCGGGTCACGATCGAGGATCCCGATTCCTGCCCCCGGTTTCACGCCGCGCTGATCCGCGGCGTCACCGTCGGCCCGTCGCCCGAGTGGCTCCGCCGCCGGCTCGAGTCGGTGGGAGAGCGCTCGATCAACAACGTGGTGGACGCCACCAACTACGTCATGTTCGAGCTGAACCAGCCGATGCACGCCTACGACGCGGCGCTGCTGCGGGGCGGAAGCCTGATCGTCCGGCGGGCGCGCGCGGGCGAGCGCCTGGTGACCCTGGACGATCAGGGGCGTGCTCTGACGCCGGACATGGTGGCGATCGCCGACGCGGAGGGAGTGATCGGGCTCGCCGGCCTCATGGGCGGGGCCTCGAGCGAGGTCGGCCTCCAGACGCGGGACGTGCTGCTGGAGGGTGCGTACTGGAATCCGGCCCGGACCCGGGCCACCCGCCGAACACTCGGCATGAGCACCGAGGCGAGTTACCGCTTCGAGCGCGGCATCGATCGCTGGGGCGGTGTCGAGGCGATGCGGCGCTGCCTGGAGATCATCCTCGCCGCGGCGGGCGGCGAGCTGGCAGAGGCGCCGCTGGACCTCTGGCCGTCGCCCTCCAACCCGCCGCGGATCTTCCTTCGTCCGGCCCGCGTGGCCCAAGTGCTCGGCGTGGAGTTGCCCTGGCAGGTGCTGGAGCGGTACCTCGTCGCCATCGGGGCCACCGTAGTTTCCAAGCCGGAGGACGCGCGGATGGCGGTGGAGGTACCGGGGTGGCGTCCGGACCTGGTGCGGGAAATCGATCTGATCGAAGAGATCGCGCGGTTGCATGGGTACGACAACTTCCCCTCCGACCTGCGCCCCTTCCGGCTCGGTGGACTGCCCGACTCGCGGGTGGAGCGGGTGGTCGACCAGGTGCGCCGCGGAATGGTGGAGCAGGGGCTGTTCGAGGTCGTGACCCTCCCCATGGGCCCGGCCGACGGTGAGGAGAGCGTGCGGCTCTTGAACCCGCTCTCGGCGGACGACGCCTACCTCCGGCGCCGGCTGCTGCCGGGGCTGGTGCGGCTGGTCGAGGGCAACTGGGCCAACCACGTGTCGGACGTGCGGCTGTTCGAGATCGGCACGGCATTCGTGGCGGCACCGGCCGGCAGCCGGCCGCGGGAGGAGCGGCGCCTCGCTGCCGTCCTCACCGGCCGGCGCGAGCCGCAGCACTGGACCGGCACCGGGGAGGCGCGCTTCGATCTCTGGGATCTCAAGGGCCGTGTGGAGGCGGCGGCCGCTCTGGCGGTTCCGGGGGCCGTGGTACAAGTTCAGGATCATGCCTGGGTAGTCAGGGACCGGGATGGCCGGGTGGTGGGTCAGGCCGGACCGCTGGAGGCGGACGCGCCGCCCTGGGCGGCACCGCTGTTCGGCCTCGAGTTGGTGATCGACCCCGCTCCCCGCCGGCCGCCGGCGTTCCAGTCGCTTCCAACCACTCCCTCGTCGGAGCGCGTGCTCGCCCTGCTGCTGCCGGAGGGCACCAGCGCGCGCCAGGTGGAGGATCTGCTGCGGCAGGCGGGCGGGCCGCTGCTCGAGCGGGTGGACATCGAGAGCGACTACCGCGGTCCGGAGCTGCCCGCCGGCACCCGCAGCGTCGCCTTCCGGCTCACGTTCCGGGCACCGGACCGGACGCTGCGTGACACCGAGGTGGATGAGGTCGAGACCGGGCTGCTCGCCGCGCTCGCGGGCGAGCTGGGCGTGGTCCGGCGCGATGCGGGGACCACCCGCGGCGGAGGGTGAGCGTGGCGTACTCCTACGACCGTCCCGACATACCGGCACTGGCGGAGCTGGAAAAGGTCCTCCATAACATCGCGGAGGAGCTGGCCGGCTGGCGCCGCCGGAGCCTCCGCGCGGAGGCCGAGCTCAAGGAGGCGCAGGCCAGCGGGGGCGTGGTGGCGGGGGCCGAGCTCAAGGAGGCCCGCCACCGGGTGGTCGAGCTGGAGACGGAGAATCAGGCCCTGCGCCAGCGCATCGATGCCGCCAAGGAGCGCCTCCGGGTGCTGGCCGCGCGGCTCTCGTTTCTGGAGCAGCACGGAGGAGGAAACGCGGCATGAGCAGCGCCAAGAACGCCGTCCGGGTCACCATCGGCGGCGAGGAGTATACGGTCCGATCCGAGCTGCCCCCGGAGTACACCCGGGAGGTCGCGGCATATCTCGATGCCGCGCTCAAGCGGGTGCGGGACTCGCTCCCCTCGGTGGAGACCCACAAGGCCGCCATCCTGGCGGCGCTGTCGATCACCGATGAGCTTTTCCAAGCCCGCCGCGGCGATCGTGAAGTCGCCACCCGGTTGACCGCCATGGCGGACGAGTTCGCCCGTCTGCTCCCGCCCGCCAAACGCGGCGGCCGCGCCGCCGTCTCCTAGCGGAGTTCCTCGATGCCCTCGTCCCTCCTCCTGTCCGGTCTCGCGGGGGTGGCTGCCGGTCTGTTGCTTGGGCTCATCGGGCTGGCGCTCTATGCCCGTGGCCAGCGGCGCGCCGCCACCGGGGTGCTCGCCATGGCGCGGGCCGAGGCCGAGCGGATCCGGCACGAGGCCGGCCGGGAGGCGGAGGCCGGAAAGTCTCAGCTGCTGGTGGACGCGCGGATCGAGGCCCTGACCTTGCGCGACGAGATCGACCGCGAGATCCAGCGCCGGCGAGAGGAGCTGGAGCGGCACGAGCGCCGGGCCGAGGAACGCGGGAGGGCCCAGGAGCGCAAGGTCGAAGAGATCGACACTCGGGAGCGCAATCTCACCAAGCGCGAGGAGACGCTGGCCCAGCGGGATCAGGCGCTCCGCTCCCGCGAGGGCGAGGCCGACCGGCTGGCGCTGGAGCAGCGGCAGAAGCTGGAGCGGATCGCCGGGCTCACGGCGGAGGACGCCCGGCGCGAGATCCTCCAGCGGGTCGAAGACGAAGCCCGGGGCCAGGCGGCCGCCCTCGCCCGCGACATCAAGGAGCAGGCCAAGCGGGGCGCCGACCGGGAGGCCCGCCGGATCATCTCGATCGCCATCCAGCGTCTGGCGGCGGAGCACACCGCGGAGACGACCGTCGCGGCGGTGACGCTGCCCAACGACGAGATGAAAGGCCGGATCATCGGGCGGGAGGGCCGCAACATCCGCGCATTCGAGACCGTCACCGGGGTCGACGTCATCATCGACGACACCCCCGATACCGTGATCATCTCCTGTTTCGACCCCATCCGCCGGGAAGTGGCGCGGCGCTCGCTCGCGGCCCTGATCCAGGACGGAAGAATCCATCCGGGACGGATCGAGGAGCTGGTGGCCAAGGCGCAGAAGGAGCTGGAAGGGCAGCTGGTGGAGCTGGGTGAGCAGGCGGCCTACGACACCGGCATCCACGGACTCCACCCGGAGATGGTCAAGCTGATCGGCCGGATGCGGTACCGCACCTCCTACGGGCAGAACATCTACGATCACTCCAAGGAAGTCGCCTGGCTGGCCGGCATGATGGCGGCGGAGCTGCACCTCGACGTGCTGCTGGCCAAGCGGGGCGGCCTGCTGCACGACGTCGGCAAGGTGCTGACCCACGACAACGAGGGCACCCACGTGGAGCTCGGCGTGGAAGTGGCGCGGCGATACGGCGAGACCGCCGCCGTGATCAACTGCATCCAGGCCCACCATGACGACGTCCCCCACGAGAGCGCGGAATCGGTCCTGGTGCAGGCGGCCGATGCCATCAGTGGAGCCCGTCCCGGTGCCCGCCGGGAGGCGTTCGAGACGTACGTGAAGCGGCTCACCCGGCTGGAGGAGATCGCCAACACCTTCCCAGGGGTGGAAAAGAGCAACGTCATCCAGGCCGGCCGCGAGGTGCGCGTCGTGGTCACCCCGGAGCGGATCGACGACGATGCGGCGGCCGCGCTCTCCGAGTCGATCGCCCGCAAGATCGAGAACGAGCTGCAGTACCCCGGCCAGATCAAGGTCGTGGTGATCCGGGAGACGCGATCGGTGGACTACGCCCGATGACCGCGCGGGTGCTCGACGGCGCGCCGATCGCCGACGCGATCCGGGCCGAGGTGGCGGCGCAGGTGAAGCGGCACCGGGAGCGCGGACAGCAGCCCGGACTGGCGGTAGTGATTGTCGGCGAGAACCCCGCGAGCCAGGTCTACGTCCGGGCCAAGGGCAAGGCGTGCGAGGAAGCCGGGATGCACTCGGAGACCGTGCGGCTCCCGCAGGAGACCTCCGAGGCGGAGCTGCTGGCCGTGGTGGACCGGCTCAACGCCGACCCGCGGATCCACGGGTTCCTGGTGCAGCTCCCGTTACCGGCGCACATCAACGGGGAGCGGGTGCTCAACCGGGTAAACCCCGCCAAGGACGTGGACGGCTTCCATCCGGTGAACGTCGGCAAGCTGGTGATCGGCGACCCGACGGCGCTCCGTCCCGCCACGCCGTTCGGGGTGCAGCAGATGCTGCTCCGCTCCGGCATCGACACCAAGGGCGCCAACGCTGTCATCGTGGGTCGCTCCAACATCGTGGGCAAGCCGATGGCCAACCTGCTGATTCAGCCCGGCAAGGGGGGCGATGCCACGGTGACCGTCTGCCACTCCAAGTCCAAGGACCTGCCGGCCGTCTGCCGCGCCGCCGATCTCCTGGTCGTCGCCATGGGGAAGCCCGAGTTCGTCACCGCTGACATGGTCCGGCCGGGTGCCGTGGTCATCGACGTGGGAATCAACCGGGTGGACGATCCGACCCAGCCCAAAGGGTATCGGATCGTGGGCGACGTGGCCTACGGCCCGGTCTCCGAGGTGGCCTCCGCCATCACTCCGGTGCCGGGCGGGGTGGGCCGCATGACCATCGCCATGCTGCTGCAGAACACGCTCCAGGCCTTCCAGCAGGCAGAGTCCCACTAGCTTCCTCCCGATGGCACTCTCACTTCCGTTCCCCCCTATGGCCCCGGCGGCCGAGGTCTGGTCCGTGAGCCGGCTCAACGCGGCGGTCAAGCGCGTGGTCGAGGGCGAGCTCATGCCGATGTGGGTGCGGGGCGAGGTGGTAGGGCTCAAGGCCTGGCCCAGCGGCCATTGGTACTTCACCCTGCGCGACGCGACCAGCCAGGTGCGCTGCTGCATGTGGAGACTCAACGCGGAGCGGGCCGGCAAGCCGCCCGCGGACGGCACCGAGGTCTTCGTGCTCGGCCGCCCAGGGATCTACGAGGCCAAGGGCGAGTTCCAGCTCAACGTCCAACGCATCCTTCCGACGGCAGCGATCGGCCGGCAGCAGCAGGAGCTGGAGCGGGTGAAGGCGGCGTTGCAGAAGGAAGGCCTCTTCGACCTCGCCCGGAAGCGACCGCTCCCCGAGTATGCCTCCGCCGTCGCGGTGGTGACCAGCACGGCGGGCGCGGCGCTGCGGGACATCATCACCGTGAGTCGGAAACGCTGGCCCTGTGCCCGTATCCTGGTGCTCGGCGCGCGAGTGCAGGGCGAGGGGGCGGTCGAGGAGCTGGTGCGCGCGCTGCGGCTGGTGAATCGTCTCGAGGTCGACCTCTGCATCATCGGGCGCGGCGGCGGCGACAAGGAGGACCTCGCGGCGTTCAACGCCGAGGCGGTGTGCCGTGCCCTGGCCGCGGTGCGGGTTCCGACCATCTCCGCCGTGGGACACGAAGTCGACGTCTCCTTCACCGATCTGGTGGCCGACGTCCGCGCGGCCACGCCCTCCGCCGCGGCCGAGCTCGCCTTCGCCGACCGGCGCGAGGTGCTGCGCCAGCTCGACGATCTGGCGGCGCGCCTCGCTGCCGGCCTGGGCGGCCGAGCGCGACTCGCCACCGAGCGGCTGGAGCGAACCGGTGACCGGATGCACGGCGCCATCGCGACGCTGGTTCAGCAGCACCATCACCAGCTCGAACGGCTCGCCGCGCAGCTCGACGCGTTGAGTCCGCTCCGGGTTCTCGACCGGGGATATGCCGTCGCGTTGCGCCCCGACGGCCGGGTGCTCAAGCGCCGGGCCGAGTTCCTGCCCGGCGAGCGCTTCCGTCTGCGGGTGGCGGACGGCGACGTCCCCTCCCGCGTGGAGTCCGAATGACCACCATCGCCGAAGAGCTCGCGCGGCTGGAGGTGATCGTGCGCCGGCTCGAATCCGAGGACGTCGAGCTGGACGCGGCCCTCGCGCTGTTCGAGGAAGGGGTGCGCCGCCTCCGCGCCGCGCGCGAGCGGCTCGTGGCCGCCGAACTGCAGGTGCAGAGCGTGCTGGGGGAGGCGGGCGGCGATCTTCGAACCGCCGAGCTGGATGACTGAGGCCCCCGCGCTGATGTCGGCCGAGCTGCTTGCGGAGGCGCGCGAGTGTACCGACCGACTGCTGGGGGAGTGGGCCGATCGCCTGCAGGAGACGCTGGGGGGCCGCCGCGGCGAGGCGCTGGCGTATGCCCTTCGCACGCCGGGGAAGCGGGTCCGCGCGGCGCTGGTGCTGGCGGCCTACCGCTCGGTGGGCGGACGGTCACCCGACATCGCAGGGGTGGCCGCGGCGGTGGAGACGGTGCACACCTATTCGCTGGTGCATGACGATCTCCCCTGCATGGATGATGACGACCTCCGCCGCGGCCGGGCCACCACCCATCGTCGCTTCGACGTGGCCACGGCCACCCTGGTGGGTTTCCTGCTGGTGCCGGTCGCGGCCCAGGTACTCGCCGCTGCGGCACAGGATCTCCGCCTGCCGGCCACCGCGCTGGGCCGGATGGCCGCCGAGCTCTTTCAGGCCGGCGGCATCGAGGGGATGGTCGGGGGACAGTGGCTGGACCTGGAGGCCGAGCGGCGGTCGCTCGATCTGGGTCAGCTCATCACGGTGCATCGGGGGAAGACGGGGGCGCTGATCCGCGCCTCCTGCATCCTCGGCGGCATGGCGGCGGAGGCGGACCTCCCGCAGCTCGGCGCGCTCGCCGCCTTCGGCGGCGATATCGGCCTCGCCTTCCAGGTGGCCGACGACGTGCTCGACGCCACCGGGACCAGCGAAGAGCTGGGCAAGACGGCTGGCCGGGACGCCGAGCTCGCCAAATCCACCTACGTTGGGCTCCTCGGGGTGGACGGGGCCCGCCAGGAGGCGGAGCGGCTGGCCGGGCGGGCGGTCGAGCACCTGCGTACGGCGGGCATCACCTCGGGGGCACTGGGGGCTTTGGCGGAGTATATTGTGAGCAGGAGCTCGTAGTGCTGGCGGAATGGCCTCACGATCACACCATCGCCACCCGCTCCGGATGCCGACTACCGACCCCAGACCCCCGATGACCCTTCTCTCCGCCATCAACTCCCCTGCCGACCTCAAGCGCCTCAAGCGCGAGCAGCTTCCCCAGCTCGCCCAGGAGATCCGCGAGCGGCTGATCGAGTGCGTCTCGCTCACCGGCGGCCACATCGGCGCCAGCCTGGGCGTGGTGGAGCTGTGCGTGGCGCTGCTCTACGAGTTCGACTCGCCGCGAGACAAGATCGTGTGGGACGTCGGCCACCAGGCGTACGCCTGGAAGCTGCTCACCGGACGCAACGACCCGTTTCCCACCCTGCGTCAGCGCGACGGGATCTCCGGCTTCCTCAAACGGAGCGAGAGCGAGCACGACCAGTTCGGCGCCGGTCACGCCGGTACCGCGATGTCCGCGGCGCTGGGCATGGCTACGGCCCGGGACCTCAAGAGCGAGGACCACAAGGTGGTGGCCGTGGTGGGTGACGGCGCGCTCACCTGCGGACTCTCCTACGAGGGGATGAACAATGCCGGCCATTCCGAGCGCGACATCATCCTGATCGTGAACGACAACGGGATGTCGATCTCGCCCAACGTCGGCGCCATCAGCAAGACCCTGGGGCGGATCGTGGCCGACCCGCGGATCAATCGGCTGCGGGAGAAGATCAAGGGCCTGACCTTCGCGCTCGGCGGCGTGTTCGGCGAGGGTGTGGTGGACTTCGCCAAGAACGTCGAGGAAAGCGTCAAGAACCTCTTTTCGCCGGGGATGCTGTTCGAGGAGCTGGGCTTCCGCTACTTCGGCCCGATCGACGGGCACGACCTGGGCAAACTGTGCGACACCTTGCGCTTCGTCCGCGGCATGAAAGGCCCCCGGGTGATCCACGTCATGACCCAGAAGGGCAAAGGGTTCGCCTTCGCGGAGTCCAACCAGGAAAAGTGGCACGGGCTCGCGGCGTACGATCCCGTCACCGGCGAGGCCCGCAAGAAGGCGAGCGGCCCTCCCACCTGGACGCAGGTGTTCGGCGACGGGCTCACCGCGCTGGCGAGCGAGCATCCCGAGATCGTGGCCATCACGGCGGCGATGCCGTCCGGCACCGGCACCAATGTGTTCCAGAAGAAGTATCCCGAGCGGTTTTTCGACGTGGGGATCGCGGAAGGACACGCGGTGACCTTCGCCGGCGGCCTCGCTACCCAGGGCATCAGACCGGTGGTGGCGATCTACAGCACCTTTCTCCAACGGGCCTACGACAACGTCATCCACGACATCGCCGTGCAACACCTGCCGGTGATTTTCTGCATGGATCGGGCGGGGCTGGTGGGCGAAGACGGCCAGACCCACATGGGCCTGTACGACATCGCCTACATGCTGGCGGTGCCGGGAATGACGGTCACCGCGCCCAAGGATGGC
It includes:
- the infC gene encoding translation initiation factor IF-3, whose amino-acid sequence is MTLVPGYFARPVQVGTPAPPPSACRPRCRSATGSWQSQPIGRAAALAALGIAGTRKVSRVPVLFYWLEARPLSTNERDKRTRVNRMIRISPVRVITATGEQLGVLPIEEALAAAQERGLDLVEVAPTARPPVVKIMDYGKYKFEEAKAARAAKKKQHIILLKEVKYRPGIDDHDFDFKTRHAREFLGDGNKVKVTMMFRGRQIAHLDLGRAVLDRVAASLADVGKIESDAKLEGRNMTMVIAPK
- the rpmI gene encoding 50S ribosomal protein L35; the encoded protein is MPKQKTKRAAMKRFKKTGTGKLKRWHANHTHILTKKTRKRKNRLKKGDLVSSADFPRVSRLLQA
- the rplT gene encoding 50S ribosomal protein L20; amino-acid sequence: MPRVKNGVAHHARKKKIMEAAKGARGGRSKLYKAAKETAERAMRYAYRDRRKKKGEFRALWITRINAAARLHGLSYSRLMAGLKKGGVEINRKVLADLAVRDIDAFGRLADVAKNNQ
- the pheS gene encoding phenylalanine--tRNA ligase subunit alpha; this translates as MTTGYADLDALLPRLEAVPRLGPEALEAEAVAVLGRKSGILTAALKRLATLPIDERKRFGAAVNQLKVRFETAFAQRRATVEAERHRRETAGLDLTMPGRSRWVGASHPVTQVVDEIVEIFRGIGFTVAIGPEVETEWYNFLALNFPPDHPAMDMHDTLYLDAPPVEGEPDGRLLLRTHTSPVQIRTLLASPPPVRVVIPGMVYRNDAFDASHSPAFSQIEGLAVDEGISFVDLKATLIHFARSFFSATTRTRFRPSFFPFTEPSAEMDVECQLCHGSGCPACKGTGWMEILGCGMVHPTVLESCSLDSERYTGWAFGMGPHRIAMLRYRLPDIRLLLEGDMRFLQQVARRGETS
- the pheT gene encoding phenylalanine--tRNA ligase subunit beta yields the protein MNLSLRWLEAFLRRALDPTDVSERLAMLGAPVDAVEPVHPGLESLVVARVLEVTPHPNPKFTKVRLTRVDDGTGEPKVVACGASNVTAGKLYPFARVGTSVPGGKKGPLEIGARAIGGVTSVGMLCSLAELGLADDAEGIWELATDAAPGTPLLDAIPLADHRLVVDVTPNRPDLLCHKGVARELATSFEAQFRLPPIPGAQAIDVPPSRRAGATGSVGQIRVTIEDPDSCPRFHAALIRGVTVGPSPEWLRRRLESVGERSINNVVDATNYVMFELNQPMHAYDAALLRGGSLIVRRARAGERLVTLDDQGRALTPDMVAIADAEGVIGLAGLMGGASSEVGLQTRDVLLEGAYWNPARTRATRRTLGMSTEASYRFERGIDRWGGVEAMRRCLEIILAAAGGELAEAPLDLWPSPSNPPRIFLRPARVAQVLGVELPWQVLERYLVAIGATVVSKPEDARMAVEVPGWRPDLVREIDLIEEIARLHGYDNFPSDLRPFRLGGLPDSRVERVVDQVRRGMVEQGLFEVVTLPMGPADGEESVRLLNPLSADDAYLRRRLLPGLVRLVEGNWANHVSDVRLFEIGTAFVAAPAGSRPREERRLAAVLTGRREPQHWTGTGEARFDLWDLKGRVEAAAALAVPGAVVQVQDHAWVVRDRDGRVVGQAGPLEADAPPWAAPLFGLELVIDPAPRRPPAFQSLPTTPSSERVLALLLPEGTSARQVEDLLRQAGGPLLERVDIESDYRGPELPAGTRSVAFRLTFRAPDRTLRDTEVDEVETGLLAALAGELGVVRRDAGTTRGGG
- a CDS encoding cell division protein ZapA; the encoded protein is MSSAKNAVRVTIGGEEYTVRSELPPEYTREVAAYLDAALKRVRDSLPSVETHKAAILAALSITDELFQARRGDREVATRLTAMADEFARLLPPAKRGGRAAVS
- the rny gene encoding ribonuclease Y, translated to MPSSLLLSGLAGVAAGLLLGLIGLALYARGQRRAATGVLAMARAEAERIRHEAGREAEAGKSQLLVDARIEALTLRDEIDREIQRRREELERHERRAEERGRAQERKVEEIDTRERNLTKREETLAQRDQALRSREGEADRLALEQRQKLERIAGLTAEDARREILQRVEDEARGQAAALARDIKEQAKRGADREARRIISIAIQRLAAEHTAETTVAAVTLPNDEMKGRIIGREGRNIRAFETVTGVDVIIDDTPDTVIISCFDPIRREVARRSLAALIQDGRIHPGRIEELVAKAQKELEGQLVELGEQAAYDTGIHGLHPEMVKLIGRMRYRTSYGQNIYDHSKEVAWLAGMMAAELHLDVLLAKRGGLLHDVGKVLTHDNEGTHVELGVEVARRYGETAAVINCIQAHHDDVPHESAESVLVQAADAISGARPGARREAFETYVKRLTRLEEIANTFPGVEKSNVIQAGREVRVVVTPERIDDDAAAALSESIARKIENELQYPGQIKVVVIRETRSVDYAR
- the folD gene encoding bifunctional methylenetetrahydrofolate dehydrogenase/methenyltetrahydrofolate cyclohydrolase FolD; this translates as MTARVLDGAPIADAIRAEVAAQVKRHRERGQQPGLAVVIVGENPASQVYVRAKGKACEEAGMHSETVRLPQETSEAELLAVVDRLNADPRIHGFLVQLPLPAHINGERVLNRVNPAKDVDGFHPVNVGKLVIGDPTALRPATPFGVQQMLLRSGIDTKGANAVIVGRSNIVGKPMANLLIQPGKGGDATVTVCHSKSKDLPAVCRAADLLVVAMGKPEFVTADMVRPGAVVIDVGINRVDDPTQPKGYRIVGDVAYGPVSEVASAITPVPGGVGRMTIAMLLQNTLQAFQQAESH
- the xseA gene encoding exodeoxyribonuclease VII large subunit, with protein sequence MSRLNAAVKRVVEGELMPMWVRGEVVGLKAWPSGHWYFTLRDATSQVRCCMWRLNAERAGKPPADGTEVFVLGRPGIYEAKGEFQLNVQRILPTAAIGRQQQELERVKAALQKEGLFDLARKRPLPEYASAVAVVTSTAGAALRDIITVSRKRWPCARILVLGARVQGEGAVEELVRALRLVNRLEVDLCIIGRGGGDKEDLAAFNAEAVCRALAAVRVPTISAVGHEVDVSFTDLVADVRAATPSAAAELAFADRREVLRQLDDLAARLAAGLGGRARLATERLERTGDRMHGAIATLVQQHHHQLERLAAQLDALSPLRVLDRGYAVALRPDGRVLKRRAEFLPGERFRLRVADGDVPSRVESE
- the xseB gene encoding exodeoxyribonuclease VII small subunit, with amino-acid sequence MTTIAEELARLEVIVRRLESEDVELDAALALFEEGVRRLRAARERLVAAELQVQSVLGEAGGDLRTAELDD
- a CDS encoding farnesyl diphosphate synthase → MTEAPALMSAELLAEARECTDRLLGEWADRLQETLGGRRGEALAYALRTPGKRVRAALVLAAYRSVGGRSPDIAGVAAAVETVHTYSLVHDDLPCMDDDDLRRGRATTHRRFDVATATLVGFLLVPVAAQVLAAAAQDLRLPATALGRMAAELFQAGGIEGMVGGQWLDLEAERRSLDLGQLITVHRGKTGALIRASCILGGMAAEADLPQLGALAAFGGDIGLAFQVADDVLDATGTSEELGKTAGRDAELAKSTYVGLLGVDGARQEAERLAGRAVEHLRTAGITSGALGALAEYIVSRSS